A genomic region of Ehrlichia japonica contains the following coding sequences:
- a CDS encoding substrate-binding domain-containing protein: MDRFLLLFLLLIILVFNSNAQQIRVVGSSTAFPFISAIAEEFGRFSDYGTPIIESVGSGMGFSMFCQGAGKNTPDIVMSSRKINDAELKLCKSNNINNIIELIIGYDGIVIASSKDSDKLDFTKKDLFKALSKYSTSNEYIETIPLNNFRYWSEINNRFPNIDIEVYGPYKNTGTYNILIEEIMQDACITNQNFIDVYPDLTKRQRICGVMRNDGKYIEVAANENIIIQKIAKNHDAFGILSFSFLVKNQDKIHANKIAGIEPNYETISSGKYVLSRPLYLYIKQEHINLSPGLKEFIKVILREDSIGKNGYLIGLGFIPLSDKDLEDTKNRIINTLEKQ; the protein is encoded by the coding sequence ATGGATAGATTTCTTTTACTGTTTTTATTGCTAATAATATTAGTATTTAATTCTAATGCACAACAAATACGAGTTGTTGGGTCGTCTACAGCATTTCCATTTATCTCAGCCATAGCAGAAGAATTTGGAAGATTTTCAGATTATGGAACCCCTATAATAGAGTCAGTCGGTAGTGGCATGGGATTCAGTATGTTTTGTCAAGGTGCAGGAAAAAATACACCGGATATAGTAATGTCATCCAGAAAGATCAACGATGCAGAACTTAAATTATGTAAAAGTAATAATATCAATAATATTATAGAACTCATTATAGGTTATGATGGCATAGTAATCGCAAGTTCTAAAGACAGCGATAAGCTTGATTTTACTAAAAAAGATCTATTTAAAGCTTTAAGTAAATATTCTACATCAAATGAATATATTGAAACAATACCATTAAACAATTTTAGATATTGGTCTGAAATTAACAACAGATTCCCTAATATTGATATTGAAGTTTATGGTCCATACAAAAACACTGGAACTTACAACATACTAATAGAAGAAATAATGCAAGATGCTTGTATAACTAACCAAAACTTTATCGATGTATACCCTGACCTTACAAAAAGGCAACGCATATGTGGTGTCATGCGTAATGATGGTAAGTACATTGAAGTTGCTGCAAATGAAAATATTATTATACAAAAAATAGCGAAAAACCATGATGCCTTCGGCATATTAAGTTTTAGTTTTTTAGTTAAAAATCAAGATAAAATTCACGCAAACAAAATAGCAGGAATAGAACCTAATTATGAGACAATTTCCTCAGGAAAATATGTTCTATCAAGACCTCTATATTTATATATAAAACAAGAGCACATTAACCTTTCTCCTGGCTTAAAAGAATTTATTAAGGTAATCTTAAGAGAAGATTCTATTGGCAAGAATGGATACCTAATTGGATTAGGCTTTATACCTTTATCAGATAAAGATTTAGAAGACACTAAAAATCGCATTATCAACACATTGGAAAAACAATAG
- the sucC gene encoding ADP-forming succinate--CoA ligase subunit beta has product MNIHEYQAKHILSKFGINIPKGVVVHSLSEVDGAISQLNSKIVVVKAQIHAGGRGKAGGVVVSRTLDEAKMSVKNMLGSTLVTHQTSKDGQKVRKVYLEAGCDIKKEYYISAIVNRKQGKVSIIFSTEGGVDIEEVASTYPEKVIVCDIDPIFEFQSFHGRNLCFDSNLSLDQTRKISDIAGKIYKAMLSTDASQIEINPLVETSSGDFIALDAKMNFDDNALYRHPDIQELRDYDEEIKEEIEASKYGLSYIKMDGNIGCMVNGAGLAMATMDIIKYYGAEPANFLDVGGGASQKTVTEAFKIILADSKVDGILVNIFGGIMRCDIIAGGIIAAIQEIGIKVPLVVRLSGTNFELGKKLLDDSNLNIITANDLSEAAYNIVNIVKK; this is encoded by the coding sequence ATGAATATTCATGAGTATCAGGCAAAGCATATACTAAGTAAGTTTGGGATTAACATTCCGAAAGGAGTTGTAGTACATTCATTGAGTGAAGTTGATGGTGCTATTAGTCAGTTAAATTCAAAGATAGTTGTTGTAAAAGCTCAGATTCATGCTGGTGGTAGAGGTAAAGCCGGTGGGGTTGTAGTATCTCGTACGTTAGACGAAGCTAAGATGTCTGTAAAAAATATGTTAGGGTCAACTTTAGTTACTCATCAGACTTCAAAAGATGGACAAAAAGTAAGAAAAGTCTACTTAGAGGCAGGCTGTGATATCAAGAAAGAATATTACATAAGTGCTATTGTAAATCGTAAACAAGGTAAAGTAAGCATAATATTTTCAACTGAAGGTGGTGTTGACATAGAAGAAGTAGCTTCGACTTATCCAGAAAAAGTTATTGTATGTGATATCGACCCAATATTTGAATTCCAGAGCTTTCACGGACGTAATTTATGTTTTGACAGTAATCTAAGTTTAGATCAAACAAGAAAAATTTCCGATATAGCTGGAAAAATATACAAAGCCATGTTAAGCACTGATGCAAGCCAAATAGAAATTAATCCTTTAGTAGAAACATCATCAGGAGATTTTATTGCTCTCGATGCAAAAATGAATTTTGATGATAATGCATTATATCGTCATCCTGACATACAGGAACTACGCGACTATGATGAAGAAATTAAAGAAGAGATAGAAGCCTCAAAGTATGGTTTAAGCTATATAAAGATGGATGGTAATATTGGATGCATGGTAAATGGTGCAGGACTTGCTATGGCAACTATGGATATTATTAAATACTATGGTGCTGAACCAGCAAATTTCTTAGATGTGGGTGGAGGAGCAAGTCAAAAAACTGTTACTGAAGCATTCAAGATCATTTTAGCAGATAGTAAGGTTGATGGAATATTAGTTAATATATTTGGTGGTATAATGCGCTGTGATATAATTGCTGGTGGGATTATTGCTGCTATACAAGAAATTGGGATAAAGGTTCCATTAGTTGTAAGGTTATCCGGAACAAATTTTGAATTAGGAAAAAAACTACTAGATGACTCAAATTTAAATATTATTACAGCAAATGATTTAAGCGAAGCAGCATACAATATAGTTAATATAGTAAAGAAATAG
- the rpsU gene encoding 30S ribosomal protein S21: MVEVIVYHGDIEQGIRTLKKKLQREGKPRQMKITHHEKPSEKRARKKDDCERRRKKLHKIPYEPQFTKFQVSARHFQVKRPSQADDSTNK, translated from the coding sequence TTGGTTGAAGTTATAGTTTACCATGGAGATATAGAACAAGGTATACGTACCCTCAAAAAGAAATTACAACGTGAGGGGAAGCCTAGACAGATGAAGATTACTCATCATGAAAAACCATCAGAAAAACGTGCAAGGAAAAAGGATGATTGTGAAAGAAGAAGGAAGAAATTGCACAAGATACCTTACGAGCCACAGTTTACTAAGTTTCAAGTTAGTGCAAGACATTTTCAGGTGAAGAGGCCTTCTCAAGCTGATGACAGCACTAATAAATGA
- a CDS encoding SCO family protein, translating into MKVIKFILNVCLLVAAVFLGYSYITKQGIFQVKHHDSTNIIPDGSHVETSFTLTNQDGNVVNSYDFRGKYMLVLFGFSSCESICPAELGLASEVLSRLGNDADKIQVIFITVDPINDTVEKLKKFHDHFDSRIQMLTGNTEDIKQIIQNYNIYVGQPDKDNQISHSTIMYILDKKGKYLTYFYPKLQEETNQADELLSIIKQYL; encoded by the coding sequence ATGAAAGTCATCAAATTTATACTTAATGTCTGTTTATTAGTTGCAGCAGTTTTTTTAGGATATTCTTACATAACAAAACAAGGTATCTTTCAAGTAAAGCATCATGATTCTACTAACATAATACCGGATGGATCTCATGTTGAGACTAGTTTTACTTTAACGAATCAAGATGGGAATGTAGTAAATAGTTACGACTTTCGAGGAAAATACATGTTAGTTTTGTTTGGATTTTCTTCATGTGAAAGTATATGCCCTGCAGAATTAGGATTAGCATCTGAAGTTCTTTCACGACTTGGTAATGATGCAGATAAAATACAAGTCATTTTTATCACAGTTGATCCAATAAATGATACTGTAGAAAAGTTAAAAAAATTTCATGACCATTTCGATTCAAGAATTCAAATGCTAACAGGCAATACTGAAGATATTAAGCAAATAATACAAAATTATAACATATATGTGGGGCAACCAGATAAAGATAATCAAATCTCTCACTCTACTATAATGTATATTCTCGATAAAAAAGGGAAGTATCTTACATACTTTTATCCAAAGTTACAAGAAGAAACAAATCAAGCAGATGAGCTATTATCTATAATAAAACAATACCTCTAA
- the sucD gene encoding succinate--CoA ligase subunit alpha: protein MSILVDSNTKVICQGFTGAHGTFHSEQAIAYGTNMVGGVTPGKGGTYHLNLPVFNTVKQAKLEVGANATVIYVPAPYAADAILEAIEAEIELIICITEGIPILDMVQVKRALLNSASILIGPNCPGIITPEECKIGIMPGYIHKRGHIGVISRSGTLTYEAVAQTTEVGLGQSTCIGIGGDPIHGMSFTDCMKLFISDPDTHGIIMIGEIGGSEEEEVAEFIKLSRTNKPIVGFIAGKTAPPGKRMGHAGAISSGISGSAENKIAAMKNAGIIIAETPAVIGRTMLEAVNNKTKS, encoded by the coding sequence ATGTCCATTTTAGTAGATAGTAATACAAAAGTTATATGCCAGGGTTTTACTGGTGCTCATGGTACATTCCATTCAGAACAAGCTATTGCTTATGGAACAAACATGGTAGGTGGAGTAACTCCTGGAAAAGGTGGGACATATCATTTGAACTTACCAGTTTTCAACACTGTCAAGCAAGCTAAATTAGAGGTAGGAGCTAATGCTACTGTTATTTACGTTCCAGCCCCTTACGCAGCTGATGCAATATTAGAAGCAATTGAAGCTGAGATAGAGCTTATCATTTGTATTACAGAGGGCATACCTATTTTAGATATGGTACAAGTAAAACGTGCTTTACTTAACTCAGCAAGTATATTAATAGGCCCTAATTGTCCTGGTATCATCACTCCAGAAGAATGTAAAATTGGTATTATGCCTGGATACATACATAAACGTGGTCATATAGGTGTTATTTCACGCTCTGGAACACTTACATATGAAGCAGTAGCACAAACCACAGAAGTTGGATTAGGCCAATCAACATGTATTGGCATAGGTGGAGATCCTATTCATGGAATGTCTTTCACAGACTGCATGAAGCTATTCATAAGCGATCCAGACACACATGGTATTATCATGATTGGAGAGATTGGAGGGTCAGAAGAGGAAGAGGTTGCAGAATTTATAAAGTTATCAAGAACTAATAAACCTATAGTTGGATTCATCGCTGGAAAAACTGCACCTCCAGGGAAACGCATGGGTCATGCTGGAGCAATTTCCTCCGGTATTTCAGGCAGTGCTGAGAATAAAATAGCAGCCATGAAAAATGCAGGTATTATTATTGCTGAAACTCCAGCAGTCATAGGAAGAACAATGTTAGAAGCTGTGAATAATAAAACAAAAAGCTAA